A window from Macaca nemestrina isolate mMacNem1 chromosome 8, mMacNem.hap1, whole genome shotgun sequence encodes these proteins:
- the RBIS gene encoding ribosomal biogenesis factor — protein MGKNKLRGPKSRNVFHIASQKNFKAKNKAKPVTTNLKKINIMNDEKVNRVNKAFVNVQKELAHFSKGPSVEPLQKELIPQQRHESKPVNVDEATKLMALL, from the exons ATGGGCAAGAACAAATTAAGAGGGCCGAAGTCCAGGAATGTATTTCACATAGCCAGCCAAAAAAACTTTAAggctaaaaacaaagcaaaaccagtTACCACTAATCTTAAGAAG ataaatattatgaATGATGAAAAAGTTAACAGAGTAAATAAAGCTTTTGTAAATGTACAAAAGGAACTTGCACATTTCTCAAAAGGCCCTTCAGTTGAACCTCTGCAGAAAGAATTG ATTCCTCAGCAGCGTCACGAAAGCAAACCAGTTAATGTTGATGAAGCTACAAAATTAATGGCTCTGTTGTAA
- the LOC105477135 gene encoding transcription factor E2F5 isoform X3, translated as MATKCLDEIPINVLTHIFDWAADTLAVRQKRRIYDITNVLEGIDLIEKKSKNSIQWKGVGAGCNTKEVIDRLRYLKAEIEDLELKERELDQQKLWLQQSIKNVMDDSINNRFSYVTHEDICNCFNGDTLLAIQAPSGTQLEVPIPEMGQNGQKKYQINLKSHSGPIHVLLINKESSSSKPVVFPVPPPDDLTQPSSQSLTPVTPQKSSMATENLPEQHVSERSQTLQQTSATEISSAGSISGDIIDELMSSDVFPLLRLSPTPADDYNFNLDDNEGVCDLFDVQILNY; from the exons GCTGCTGATACTTTGGCTGTGAggcaaaaaaggagaatttatgATATCACCAATGTCTTAGAGGGAATTGACTTGattgaaaaaaagtcaaaaaacagtatCCAGTGGAA AGGTGTAGGTGCTGGCTGTAATACTAAAGAAGTCATAGATAGATTAAGATATCTTAAAGCTGAAATTGAAGATCTAGAACTGAAGGAAAGAGAACTTGATCAGCAGAAGTTGTGGCTACAGCAAAGCATCAAAAATGTGATGGACGATTCCATTAATAATAGAT TTTCCTATGTAACTCATGAAGACATCTGTAATTGCTTTAATG GTGATACACTTTTGGCCATTCAGGCACCTTCTGGTACACAACTGGAGGTACCCATTCCAGAAATG GGTCAGAATGGACAAAAGAAATACCAGATCAATCTAAAGAGTCATTCAGGACCTATCCATGTGCTGCTTATAAATAAAGAGTCGAGTTCATCTAAGCCCGTGGTTTTTCCTGTTCCCCCACCTGATGACCTCACACAGCCTTCCTCGCAGTCCTTGACTCCAGTGACTCCACAGAAATCCAGCATGGCAACTGAAAATCTGCCTGAGCAACATGTctctgaaagaagccagactctgCAGCAGACATCAGCtacagaaatatcttcag CAGGATCTATTAGTGGAGATATCATTGATGAGTTAATGTCTTCTGATG TGTTTCCTCTCTTAAGGCTTTCTCCTACCCCGGCAGATGACTACAACTTTAATTTAGATGATAATGAAGGAGTTTGTGATCTGTTTGATGTCCAGATACTAAATTATTAG